Genomic segment of Phycodurus eques isolate BA_2022a chromosome 13, UOR_Pequ_1.1, whole genome shotgun sequence:
CCAGAGACTTCATGGTGAGCACAGCAGATGGAACGAGGACAAGGTTGTGTGCCGGCTGTGACTGAATGCTGTCTTTACAATGTAACAGAAACCCTGCGTGGTCAGGGAacagcagaggaggaggaggcggaggcggaggtCAAATTGACCGTGAGACATCCAACCACGTTACGACACAGAGGCAAACCACCGGAGGTAAAATGAAATTAGGCCTTCTATGCTGGCCTAAACCCTATCAGAAGCACTGTGccacatttacagtacaacctaaattctattTGTTCCAtggaattaatttaatttattcccaacagtctctTCTAATGACTTGGTCATGTTTCTCTTggttgcactgcttccagtacatgTATGTggagattagattttttttttttttttttgtccaatcaaatttcagcctccatgtgttgccatgtcattCTAATCTGCCCAGGCTCTGCAGCATTAAGAGTGCTTGTCCAGGTAACTGAAACTACACAGTGAACAGGGATAGCAAAAATGTGCAAGTAATTGACTCCTCCCTCTAAAAAGGTTTAATAACACAACACGCAGCTCTTctattcacttcaacatagatctttggcaccaagatgccggTGGCAAAGCACTTACACAAagctcttcaactcacttcaaaatagtTAATTGGTTCCAATATTCCACCTGATGGTGGCAAAGCCCTGCacgaaactcctcaactcacttcaacataattaCTTGGTACTAAGAAGCCGCGACAGCAGAAAAGAACTACACACagctcttcaactcacttcaatgtAGTTCCTTGGCACGAAGATTCCACATGATGGCGGAAAAGCACTAAACAAAGCTCCTCAATGcactttaacatagttccttggcaccaagatgccacaagatggtgccaagaCAACACTTTTATTGGTTTGGCCTGAGTAGGTACGTTTTCACAGGATAACAGAggataagttaaaaaaaataataataataaaataaaatctgcaaataggtgaattctgTAATGCCCAACGGCAAATATGTTTTGATTGTATTGGCAACAGGACAGTTTCTTTAACCAATAAGATTTCAAATTCGCCTGACACAGCCAGCTCGAAGGCCCACAGTAACGTcaagcatttttccatcctctggtTGGTTGGTCAGAGAACAGCCAAGTTCAACCAGCAAAACATGTTTGCGGCGATCTGCACacatcaatacatttaaaaaatagcatCACTggtgagttgaaaaaaaaaaaagtttttttcatgtttattaGATATTCATTCTGAATTCTCCAGATGTACATGGCAGGGTTGcgtactgttatattgtttttCCACATTGATAATTGCGAAATCATAGTGGTGTTAATAGGTGAATTAAGCCCTTTGTGCCCTCAAATGTTAAAGCacccattttatgtttttagtcTGAGACGACCCTGTGGGAAGTTTTGTTTTGGTGGCTGCCGGACCTTGGTGACGATGAGAATGATGTAAAGCGGAGGAGAAGAGGAGCAACGGGCCAAAGCTCGAGGGGTCTCAGAAACAAGCCAGTCCCAGACAAAAAACTCATGAAGCAGAGCGAAGGGACATTAAAGACCAGGAGAGCCAAGAAAGCCCGAGAACATAAGGCTaaagacaagaaagacaaggaCATACTGAAGACACACGAAGGAGAGGACAAAAAGGTTGAAAATGAGGAGTTGGTATCAAACACAATGAGAGAGActaaggaaaagaagaaaaagactgaAAAGGAATGAGGTCTTTTTCTTGGTACAAATGATTTCTTGCAGTTTTAGTATAACTGAATATAACTTGCTGGTTTGTCTTAGTATCTCCACCAACCAGTCACCTTGCCACTTGCATCCACATCTGTCAATACAGCTAgataatttgaataaaaagaTGTACTCCTTGTGTTCTTGCTAAacatgtcatgttacatttcAAGCTCAAATATCACTttatttttccgtttttttttaaactccaaaGTGGATGTCAAAGggcatatttttaaaagaaattaaaagaCTAATGTGCTCATGCGAATTACACATTCGGATATGTAACTATTAAGTCTGAAGTCACAGATGTTGCCACTTTAAGTATTACAACCCATTACTGTAATTCAGAATAGTAATCGTTATGGTAACTGACAAATGAGctccaaatttcattttgttctcAACTTTAAGGCAAAAACACCCAAGAGCACTACAATGATATTCTGCAATTTTCCCAATTCATTTTATCATCACTAAATATGTTCACATGTGCCATATTTTTGGAAGAAATACATACCAAATCTTTTGTTTTCAAgaatatttaattacaaaatcttaaaaattagtttgttttcaaatgtatcaCTCCATAATCAGACATCTGAAAACACACCagatggagagagaaaaaaaagaaaagaaaagaaatacaaaaacataaccAGCTTTAACACAATTAATTGTTACCCATTTAAATAGCCTCAGGGGGTGGTGGCCTCATTGGCATTGGTGGCATGGGCATCTGAGGAGGCATTTGAGGAGTACCGGGGGCACCAGGGGGGAGGATCATCCCGCCTGGAGGTGGGGGCATGGACTCGTTTTGTGGGCGAGGAGCACTCATAAGAGGTGGAGGACGCTTCATACCAGCCGGAGGCGGTGGACCACTGGGTGGTATGAGAGCTTTTTCCATTTTGAAGTGGAACTGAAGGAAGAACTGGGGGGAGGAAATGCGAAGTTTAGACCACACACCTTCGCAGTTATCAAAGACTAACATCATCTAATTGGTACCTGTTTCGTTTCTCGATTCCAGTGTGTCCAGAAGCGGCTCTCTGCTTTGTCAATTTCTCTACTGGGGACCTAAAAAAGACCCAAAGTGTTTATATCACGttggagagaaaataaaatacaattagtaGTTAAGAGTCACCTTAAATGCAATTGTCTCATAAGGTTCTGCGGCCAGCAGCAGGTACTGCCAACGGCGGTCGGGGGGCTCGATGCGCTGTTCGTATGCAGACATGAAACGGTGCCGGGGCCCGATACCTTCGGCCACTTCTGGGTAGTCAATCTGAAGGTCAAACAAAACTCATTTAAGATTCTTTATAGATTTCTGttagtttcattttattttagttcagACCAACCTGGAAAAGTAAAGACTGCTGCCCAGTTTCTGGATCCCTCTGCTTGGTTACTAAGAAGGACAAGAAGGACATCAACCACAATCAGAAAAACATGAGAATActgcactgacacacacactgctCACAAACAGTTAGGCATATTGGGCTTGAGGGAGAAATTTCACcatgaacctaaaatgctctattacctttacaggtgaacttcatttgaacttctctaaacttttgaatgtccaACTGTCTAATGTTTCAGTACGTTTTGCAGCAAAATTCCCAACAGATGTTTGCTCAATTAAAATTGTCGAGGACAACCTCCTCTATGCCTTTCTGTTACTCTTCTAGTCTATGGCAAGCTCTTAACATTTAACAGCTAGACTGGATATGTGCTGCAGATTTCTGTAATTCAATTTTGCATagtcaaaaagaacatttcagatatccataCCTACAGTCTTCCTATCCACAAGTGTCATTTCAAATATCTGCAATGTCATTTTACCCAGgacaaatgacgtcacttttgcAGTTCACCTGTAAGGGGTTTCTCATTACAGATATCTTCAATTCAATTGCACATATCCGCTGTGTGAATTACGGACTGGAAATCTGCAACTGAATTGTAGATATCTATAATTCCAGTTTGAGATGTCTACAATTTGATTCTGACTAGTCGTCATTCCAGTTCAAGATATAACTAATTCACCACAATTCAAGATCTCTACATGGCCCTTTTCAGATAGCTTAAATTAAGTTTTAACTAGGCGAAAAGACATCTGTGACTGGAATAATGACTAGtcaaaatgacatttcaaactGGAGTTGTATATATCTATAATTCAGTTGCAGATATCCATAATTCACTAGCAGATATCTGTGACTGAGGTGTAGCTGGTTAATGACATACCACAtacacatgaatggcaaaagtAATGTCATTTGTCCAAGGCAAAATTATATTGCAGatatttgtataaaatattatataaggTTTTAATAAGGtaaaactaaaaagtaaaattttaccTGGAAGCCAAATATTTCAAACTTCTTATGAGTAGTGTGTAATCACATTGCTGTACTCTACCTTTATATCCGGGCCGACCAATTTTCACAAACTTCCTGACCTCGACCTTCACTTTAGCTGGAGCTGGCTGAGCTGGCGCTTCTTTAGCCTCTTTGGCAGCTCGCCGCGCTCTGAAAACAAACAgcccaaaatgttttaactgCGTGACAATGAAGTGGGGattgattttgatttgatttatagAGGCTTTACATGATGAGGATttctggggccgatcagcgagtttaaaaaaactataaccaatcggatcacaagatggagcaatgtgtctatttaaatgacttgttcatttacttaattgctcacaaaattatataaacaataaatatatctttgttcatctatttatgccagtgaggcatagtgatagacagaacaaataaatgctcttctattagatggcaggaagcacatacagtaattaatgtatccactttttttgacattttttgtttgttggtgtgccgtgagatttttcaattgtaaaatatgttccttggctccttaaaggttggaaatcactgctctagtcaggtcatgtattctaatcagtcaggtgaaaccaacattacaacatgacagaaataattggtgctaacttactgtaattaaattactttattgtaattacattacttcacacacaccggacttttagagcatgattcgacagaacgccggtacaactgttagtgctagctcTAGCttcctaggctacataacgttttgttgcctgcttgcgaccAGTATCGCATTAAAAATATGTGAACATAcgtcaagcaatccttgaattaaagtcctctcccgagcaccggtgccCATCAACAcaggtttttccccatttagttcttataatacacacgacacgatcgattgttgttgtcgtggccgtggtaacgagtgtatccggtcgcatttgagttgacaagatgaagcccagtgatcgtaaaaaacaggatgcggtggtatcggaatacaatattttattgcattagtctgacatagtgcaatcgtgaaagaccatttttgtcttgtagtctgatccacgcattgcgtgttgtctgtctcagacgtgttgtctgtcccacagcaccaacgttttgttttttttaaataactgttggatgtcagatatttacagtactacgtcaaaagactaggctaaaaattgtgtgtgtgaggctaagaataaactagcttttggattcaaatataccgtacacgatggcaacgtggagtaaatgtcttttgcggcgaattatgacattaaaatcgatcagcataaaatgccaattaccgatcaggccgataagatcagtgtaaagtctagatTTATATTAACCTTATCACAAGACTGCCAACCGTTGTCCACATAACAAATAACAAGCCATGGTACTTACAGATTGGTCTGATGTTTCTTTCCTTGTGTATGGGCTAAGTAGCTGCCCTGTAATGAACAAGAGCACATAGTTAATATTGTACTTGAACCACACGGGATGTGCACGTAACAATGTAATTGTAACCTCGTTGTTGTGAAGCGTCAGGCAAAGTTTGCACTCGTATGATCCTAAATGATTCTTCATGAAGTAGGGATCTTTATTGATGTCAATGGTCTCCAGAGCCAGCTGGCGTAACCGCTCTCGTCTGTCCCGATTACTCTCCGAGGAGGACGCCACCCCTCCGCTGCCAGTCTTCCCTCCAGCTCGATGTTGGAAATCCATTTTTGCGAGGTGATTGACCGAAACTTGCAGATGCTCGCAGGCAAACGCCCAGTTGATCAAACACTGGACAActacacctttttttccccccccttcttGTATAGGTTACCTAAGTGGGGACGTAAGCAGCTCAAGTTAGAAATGTACTAATAGAAGCACACAAATCATTTGTAGACTGACTTTTAGGCTATTATAAATGTGAAGTGAGAGGATACAAGAGTAAGAGTAAATAGGACAGTTTTACAGcgaataacggaggataggttccaaaaataaataaatacaaatgaattagTAGCGAACAGCGAATGGACGGGGATTACTATTCACCCAGTTTAGATTGGTACGCTTAGTACTAAATTACGAATTCTCTCAACCTAGTTAGAagttatgttattattaaggATTATATTattcaaccaaaaaaaatacttaaagtTACAACAACAAGACGATTTGCTGTTGTTACGTTGTCAGTAACTCTGAATGAAGTGTGGCAAAGCTACTGCTAAATTAGTTAGCTAGCTCGAGGCGTAACAAACCCCGTCTAACGGGCACAAGTAATTTCAACGAAAAAGTATAAAAAGGTGCATTGCGGCTAGATGTATTATAAGACACTCAAATGCTTTGTAAATATATATCACGTACCGTTGTATTTAGATAAGACAGTTACCAACAATACACCCGCAGAGATCTCGCGAACAGCGAATGCAGTCAGTGCGCATGCGCAAATCATCTATACTTCTTCGCCATAATTGTGCACTTGCTTCATTGTCATTCTAGCGCCATCTAATGGTCGGGAGACGCATATGGCCAAATTCGACGCGTTTGAGCAAAATAAGATTAAATGGCCTTGGGTCAGTGTTCAACTTGACTCGTTCAACCAGCCACCGATCAAGTGTGAAATCTTGGTGTAAATGTTGACTCGaacttttaattttacaacCCACTTACAAGATGTTAGCCTGTGACTGCTTATCTCGAGAATTAGAAACAGAAAAGCTGgttcataaacaaaaaaaacacaaaaacaaacaaaaaattaattCCAATGCTGCAACTGGTCCAGAATGCTGCTGCTCGAATTCGTACTGATACCAGGAAACTAGACCGCATCACACCCATCCTAAAATCTCTACTCTGGCTTcatgggattaaaaaaaattaataaattatctTATTACTACAAACCTCAGAAAGGTCTTGGCGATAAATATATTCAAGACCTTTCCATATGAGACTTAGACTCCTGATGCATGTTGAATGTTTCCAGAACCAGAACTAAATAAAGGGAGCAGGAGCGCGGTTCCTTCGACTGTGGAAGAAACTCCACGAACAACCTGAAACCTGCTCAAACTGTCGGCACATTCAAAGCTGACCTTCTTGTTTGCTACTACTTTTTCATGAATAAAAActgtatttcttgttttttccatctttcttttgtttaatgatagTTTATCGTGATCATTTATGTTGTCAatttactgttgttgttgttgttgtttttttaattaatcctACTTTTTTTGGCCTGAGGGTTAtctttatttgcattatttaatTTAGCCTCTTAGTCTTTCTTTCCCACTTGGAAAACACTGTGGTGCTTTCCAAATCAAGTAAGACAAAACCATATGGATATATCTTTTGAATGGTGCTGTACAAATAAACTTAGTACTTATATTTAAATTCCAGTAAAATTATctagacacaaaaaaaatattacattgtaTAACCTTAGTGGCTGTTTGTAGTCAGTGACAGGTACAATTCGCCTCTTTCGACCCTTCCCAACTTCCGTACAACGAGCCCGGAGAGGAGTGGTTCTGCTGTGTGTGCTTTGACGGGTAAAATTCGGATACATTTGTTTCCCTTGACGTCTAAAAT
This window contains:
- the sf3a2 gene encoding splicing factor 3A subunit 2; this encodes MDFQHRAGGKTGSGGVASSSESNRDRRERLRQLALETIDINKDPYFMKNHLGSYECKLCLTLHNNEGSYLAHTQGKKHQTNLARRAAKEAKEAPAQPAPAKVKVEVRKFVKIGRPGYKVTKQRDPETGQQSLLFQIDYPEVAEGIGPRHRFMSAYEQRIEPPDRRWQYLLLAAEPYETIAFKVPSREIDKAESRFWTHWNRETKQFFLQFHFKMEKALIPPSGPPPPAGMKRPPPLMSAPRPQNESMPPPPGGMILPPGAPGTPQMPPQMPMPPMPMRPPPPEAI
- the LOC133411735 gene encoding uncharacterized protein LOC133411735, which codes for MGMKGEDDKKGKTDNQRAVHIVPPRLRRNNNSVTKVPRQSLGTPKCRVRKDMEESYETFEEELGPPRDDPPPQKPVRQIRQPEMYVSRKVREEMSEVEPKTLHMDSSAPRKFPMQKTLSMQNLGQIETPWENVTLNRCLFVAITILVLTSGCQRLHETLRGQGTAEEEEAEAEVKLTVRHPTTLRHRGKPPESETTLWEVLFWWLPDLGDDENDVKRRRRGATGQSSRGLRNKPVPDKKLMKQSEGTLKTRRAKKAREHKAKDKKDKDILKTHEGEDKKVENEELVSNTMRETKEKKKKTEKE